GGCAGACCTTGAGAGCAGAGGTGCTTGTGGGGTCAAGGACATGACAGTGGCTCTGCATCAGCTGCCCTTGCTGACTGGGATGGGACAACATCACCATGTGTGCTGCGTGTAcccctgtcctgctctgctttgctctgcccCTGGTCTGCAGCAGGGCCTCCCCACCGAGTGACCTCCCATGGCTGCCCACTATCCCCAGCCTTTACTGCCTCCAGTGCAGCCTCTGTGCTCATTCCCTGCCCGGGTCCAGCAGCTAAgctgtgggatgcagagccaggagccacAGCCTGGCCACGATGGTGCTTACCCCAAATAACAGGACTTCCCCATCCTTCACCTTGCATcattccctgcagtgctgctgccctcgtGCTGCCTGCCTCTTCCCCACCTTCTGCCCCCGCCATGCCTCCCCCCTtgcccctgcctgggcaggcagTGCGAGCCAtcatgctgggccaggagccGAGCGAGCACCTTGGCCCCAGGAGAGCTGCATGTCATCGTGCTGCTCCGTCACTCACGGGTGCCTGGGCAGGGCTCCCCGCCGGGCTGGGttgctgccaggctggcacaCCCTGAGTGTCTcagctgtgtcccagctgccctccctgcctgtAGGCAGGGCAGGccagagcacagccagcaccGTCCCCTGGTCCCAGCATCTGCCTGCTCCCCTCGTGCacctgcagccaggagagccacGGGACAGGGTGCTGGCATTGGGGAcgggcaggagcagcctccCAGCCCTCACTGCATGCTGGTGCTGACCGTGCTGTGGCCGTGCCCCTGCCTGCAGCGCCCTGCCTCAACCCCACAGGGTGCCAGGGGCTTGCACTGGCCCCACTGCGAGGGTAGTTAGAGGAGTGGGACAATGGGTGTGCAGTgtctgcaggggctgggagaagctcCTGTGCTTGTGCCCCTGGGCTGCTGGAGCATGTTGGGGCTGCTTCtactcctccccttccctggtTCCCATTTCCTTAATACCCTCCGCCAGCTAGTGAGCAACCTGGTCCTGCTCTGCTTGGCAAAGCTTTTTCATCCTCTTCATATTCCCTTGAGTGCCCTCCTGTGTGTGCCCAGTGCCCCTGCCTGGTGGCAGCCCTTGGGCAGGTGGATGCTGGCAGCACAGAGTGGGGGGTCAGCAagtgctggctgctctgcagtttgCAAATGGGTGCCACGCCATCCCCCCTCAGCACCTATATCCAGCTGCCTTCTCCAGCTGTAGCATGGCCATGGGGGGATTCAGCTCATCCCCATGTGTGGCGTGGTGGCACCAGGCGGCCTGAGGACTGCTGCTGTGGGACAAGGTGCATGTTTGGTGTCCaccctgcagtgctggctgctcaCAGCACCTCAGTAGCCAGTGCTGGCACAAGCAGCTCTATGCTGGTGCACATGATGGGTCactcctctgggctggggccTGCATGATAACAGAAGACACAGGACTGTGTCTCGGGGCTGTTGGGTGCTGATGTGTGACCTTCCCATTAAAGTGCCATTGTCCACTCCAAGTGCCAAGAGCTGTTTTTCACTCCTTCCTGGTGTGCAGCAGGGAATGGCCCAGTAGGGACAGGGGCTGCACTTGATTTCCACTCCTCAGAGATTTTTACCATGTTGAGGAAAAGCCTGTTGACTCAGGGTTGGTGAGGCTGGTAGAGGGTTAGTGGGCTGTCTTTGCAGAGCCCTTGCTGGTCCCTGGACTCCAGCCTGGGATGATGGACCAAGGAGGGCTAAGCCATACAACAGCAGTGGGTGGGCTTTTGGAGAATGAGCTGAGACCTCAGCGAGCTTCTCGATGGAGACACTGACTGCCTCCTGCACAGTCCCCTGCTGGGGTGGTAGGGAACTTGCTTGGCTCCCTTCAGAGCTGGCTGCCACTGGATTGTGTCAGCTGAGTTTTTCCATGTGTCACCATCTGCTCCATGAGGCTGACTGAGTGCAGTAAAGtatccctcctcctgcccctgggGGTGCCTCCatagctgctgccagcccagcttgTTTCAACGCAGGCCCTTGCAATGCAGCTCTTATGACAGTgtgtgctgctcctccaggcaGGTTGAAACTCCTAGGGAGTTCAGCTGATCCGCGAGTCATCCTCACCATCCCACTGCTGGCTGGGATGTAAAAGCCCTGGTGACCACCATGATGGTCCCACAGTAGTCCCCTCCCCATAGAATCAtaaggttggaaaacacctctaaCATCAAGTTCAACCTTCATCTGCCTTGCTAAGCTGCACCTGGTCTCTTCTCTCATGGCAGAGATATTTTGAGCACTATTTCCCAGTGAGATTTAATAAAGACCTGGGGCTCTCTTAGGGGGCTTCTGGAAGCAAGCATGCTGACCTTGGTGTGGGACTGGAGCCACCCGTGACAGCAGCATCCTGCTACCATCCCTGCACCAGTGGATGTCCGGGGCCAGGACCCCACTTCCTTGCCAGGATGCTCACAGGCGGCTGCCTCTGGCCTCACCTCTAGTCCTCCTGGGGCCGGGTTATTTTTCAAAGTGCTCCAAGGACACGGGTTGTTGTTGCCGATAAGCAGTGAGGGGCAGCTCCGCCCCAGCAGGAACAGCTTGTCCCTGGCTTCGGCTGGCTTCCCATCCGCCCCAGAAAACACTGTCCCAGCAAGCAGCATCCCTGCAAGTCTGCTGCAGGTTCGGCGACCGTCCCCATGATGTCACACTTGGTAAGTGGTCCCCACACTGCTCGGGTAGTTTGGGGGcctgggatggatgggagcCACTGTCAGCTCTGGTGAACACAAGTGGGATAGAGGAAAGGAAATGCCAAGCCCAGTGCTGCTCTCAAGTGCTGGTGTAAGTCCAGGAGAGCTCCACTGACACAGGGTGTCTGCAGGTGGGCATTGCTGTGGGGCGGGCAATATCCCCCATCACAAGGCAGCACCGGCATGTATCCCAGCTAGGGAGGGACTGGCAGAGGTCTGGAGGCCACTGCCTCAAAAAGTGCCTCTGTGGGCTGGGAATAGGTGTTTGATCAGGCTGAATATCCCTCCagcaggtttaatgctgctctGATTGCTTGTGGAAAAAGAAGCACCTGACAGGCAATTAGAAATACAAGTGGTGGAGCCCACTCCTATTGCCActgagctcagagcagccctgcagggttGTGCCCATTACCCAGTgtgtgcagcacagccctgtgttTCACATAttctcctgccccagagcctggcTTTGTGCCTGTGGAGACGTCTGACAAGGGTACAGATTCCCCCCAAGACTTCCACGGACCCAACACAGGTCCCAccgcagctgctgctctgcaggatgtGGCTGCTCGCCACCTTTGGTGAGGGTGGCACCACTCTGGTTTTCATAGGGTGGGCTGGGGTACAGAGTAAAAACCCTGGGGCGACATCTGGGAGGGAAGTGCTCCCCATTCCTGCAAGGGGAGTGctggggaggtgctggcagctggggctggagggatgCCACATGGCCagggcagctgcctgtgctggtggtGTCCCAGAGGTTGATCCTGCTGTATTTCTGGCTGCAGAAGCCCTTTCCCCAGCAGTGCCCGCCTGTGGGTGCAGATTTCTGCTGTGTCAGGGCATAGGGTGAGGCTTGGTTCCTTCTCCAGTGCAGGCTGGTGATCTAcatgctgctggggctggggtccCTGCTGGTGGGGGGGCTGCCCCCATCCTGCCCCCCTACCTGCCAGTGCTATGACACCTCCAAAGTCTTCTGCTCAAACGAAAGGATGCAGGAGATCCCGGAGGACCTGCCGGGAAGTGCCACCCAGCTCTTCTTCGTGGAGACAGCCCTAAGCAGCATCCACAGCAGGGCTTTGGGCTCCAGCACCACCCTCACCAAGCTGGTCTTCATCAACAACAACATCCAAGAGCTGGAGGCTGGTGCCTTTCAGGGGCTGCCCAGCCTCACCGAGCTGGAGGTGTCAGGCAACCCCTTGCCAGCTGTCAGCCTTGGGGCGCTGGCAGGATTGACCAGCCTCAGCAAGCTCTCCCTCAGTGCCAACGCCATCCGCACTCTGCAGCCGGGGCTCTTCACCGCCTCATGCCGCCTGCAGGACCTGCGCTTGTCGGGGAACAGGATCGAGGCACTGCCCCCAGGCATCTTCCACCCGCTCCGGCAGCTGCAGGCCCTGGACCTCTCACAGAATGCCCTGGCTGAGCTGCCGGATGGGCTGCTGGCCCCACTTGTTGCCCTTCGTGTCCTCAAGCTCAGTGACAATCTGCTGGCACGGTTGCCTCCTGGTGCTTTCAGGACCCTTGGCCAGCTGACTGAGCTCCACCTGGATGGCAaccagctgaaggagctgccaGCCGGCATCTTCGCTGGGCTAGGGGGGCTGCGGCGGCTACAGCTGCAGCACAacaccctgggcagcctggcccCTGACATCTTCGCAGGTCTCCTCAACCTCACTGTCCTCAGCCTGGAGGGCAACCACCTGGCCACCCTGCCTGCCACCCTCTTCACTGGCACCCCTGTCCTCCTCCACCTCTCACTGGCTCTCAACCGGCTGGAGACAGTGCCCCAGGAGCTCTTTGCTAACCTGTCAGTGCTGGAAACACTGGCACTCTCACACAACGCCATTGATCACCTGCCCACTGGGGTGTTCCAGGGGCTGGCACGGCTGATAGAGCTATGGCTGAGCCACAaccacctctccagcctgccagcggggctgctggctgagctgcccCTCCTCACTGCCCTGGTGCTGGACCACAACCGCCTGGCCCGCCTGCCCCCGGGGCTCTTCGATGCCAACAATGAACTGGTGCGTGTGGGGCTGTCTGACAACCCCTGGGTCTGTGACTGCCACCTCTCCTACCTCCTCCGCTGGCTCCAGAGCTTTGCTGAGCCCCTCATCCATGGCCAAGCCTTCTGCACCAGtccagctgctttccagggCCAGTCCCTGCTGGAGGTCCCCCGCAGGCAGCTGGAGTGCCCAGGAGCACACGGTGTCCCACCAGAGGAAGGCTGGGACAGAGACGCCCCGGGGCAGTGCACCTACACCAACCCCGAGGGCACTGTAAGCATGGCCTGCAATGCCACAGcctgccagcagctcagccttCGCCTCCCTCAGGAGCAGGGCTTGGGGCCAGCGTACCAGGGTGCCTGGGTGCTGCGCTCCCGCTGTGGCACGCTGCAGGTCAGTGTCCTTGTCACAGTACAGAGCAGCAACGAGGCCACGTCCCCAGGTCTCCCCGCAGTGCCCTAGAGCTTGGGCAGGCGTTTGCTTCTGCACTGGCGACCTCTGAACCAGCCTGGGAAACAAACGGCTCTCCATCTCGCTCTGCTACCGCTGCCATGGTCACCAGCTGTCACCGAGCTCTCCACAACAGCTGGCCTGCTGGTATTTATCCTCTCAGCTATGTGTTTCCTGTGTAtttcaaatataattaaaatgtatCTATGACTTCTGTGCTACCAGttcccatggcagagggagGACTCGTTCTGTTCCTCCACCACTGTCTGTGTGTCTGGGAGAGGCAGTGAAGGTCGATGTGGTGCACTGGGATCTTGTCAGGGGCTCTGCATAGTGTGGCATAGGTGCGAGTGCCTGGTGGTGAGTAGGTGCCACTCTGGCATGGTCATGGTGTGCTCAtgtctgcctgctgcagccaccGTCCCTTGGCActgcagagggaagagaggcccagctgcagcctggcaaaACCCCCAGGACACAGGTTTGTGTTGTCCAGGGGAGGTGTGGGTGAGTGCTGCTGGTTGCCCAGCAAGGGGCAtgagctgcctggctgcagggtgAGCTCCAGCCCAGGTGTGCACCGGCAGGGCCCCCCTACCCTGTCAGGGCTTAgtctgcagccctgcagcctgaAAATGGAATGTGGGAAGTTTCACATAAACAAGAGGAAGAAttttcctgtgagggtgagTGGAACAGGTTGGCCAGCGAGGTTGTAGAGTCTCCTTCTCTAAATATACTCAAAAGCCATCTGTACAGAGCCTGGGTACCCAGAGAACCCTACTTCAGTggggaggttggactagatgacttcCACTGGTCCCTTCCGACCTCACCCCTCCTGGGATTCTGATTCTGTGACCTGTGGAGATGAGGCACAAAgtcctggcagcgctgcccaccCAGGGGGTGACAGGTAAGGCGTGTGCTCCCCTGGCAGGGCAAGTGTGGGTGCACACCCAGGGGTGTAAGAGCACACGTGTGTctgtccgtgtccgtgtgtgCCTGtccgtgtctgtgtgtgtctgtccgtgtccctgtgtccctgtgtgtcagTGTGTGCCGGTCCGTGTGTGTCTGTCCATGTCCATGCATGTCTGTGAGTGTCCCTGTGTCTGTCCATGCATGTCTGTGAGTGTCCCTGTGTCTGTGTCCATGTGTGTCTGTGAGTGTCCCTGTGTctgtccgtgtccgtgtgtgtCTGTCCGTGCCCACGTGTGTCTGTGAGTGTCCCTGTGTCTGTCCGTGTCAGTGCATGTCTGTGAGCGTCCATGTGTCTGTCCGTGTCCGTGCGTGTTGGTGTGGTGGTGTTGCGGCACCATCTCGTGGCCGTCGGGACAGAGCTCCACGGGCCCGGCAGAGCCGGGGGAGTACCCAGTGGGCACCTGGGTGCGTCCGACATTGATGTTGGAAAGGGGTAAGGCTGCTGAAAATGTGCAGTAGTTCGTTTTCAGATTTGCCAGGAAAAGTGCAATGAAACCCAGCAAGCAGAAGCTGAGCTTTTGCAGGcgcaggaaaacagaagaagatGTTTAAATGCAATCAGTGCAATTACCCATGGGGAAGCAATGGATATCCTGTCAGTTTAAGTCTTTGCATCAAAAAGAGCATCTCACAAGATGCCCTGCAccagccaggagctctgggTGTCACCGTGGGAGGGTCTTTGGCTTGCGCTGGGGTGCAGCACACAACACCAGGGCCAGCAAGGTGTggagctgtggggctgagcaCAGAGCCCAGGTGTTGTCTTATCTGTCCAGCCACAGATGTTTCACTGTTtataagcattaaaaaatggTTTCAGAACTGCTCTTTTAGCTGCATAAGGCGAATACTGAGGAACGAAACAGCTGTCTGTTGTGTCGATGGGGGTGGTGTTTGTGAAACTGGTGAGTTACCCTGGTGGAGATATGAGACCACAGAGACCATTGCCTGCAAAACAGGCTGGCCTGGAGATCTTCAGGTTTCCCTGGATGTTACGAGTCAAGTGGTGCCAGCAGATAACGCCTGGGGAGTACGTGACTGCGTCCCCTCCAAGGGGTTTCTGCCGTGGCCCCCTGCACTGGGGACACAGCTCCTCTGTTGGCTCCCTGGCCGTCCCTTATCTCCCCACACAGGCCTGTGTCCTGACCTCACATGAAACCGAGCCCTGTGCCTGGGACGTGGATAAAGGGCTGGCCAGGTGATGAGACCCCCATCCAGTGTCCTCACTCCTCACATGGCATGGCTCGCTCCGGTGGCTGAACTCGTTTGCAAGTGCTCAACCAGGTAAGTGatgcaaaatgcttttgtttgctCTATAAAATGTTCTGTGAGGGGTGGTGTGGAGGGCTGTTGGTTGTTTCCttgcagcaaggagcagggGAGGATGCAGTGCCATGAGCTCGGACCATCCCTCCATGACTCTGCCTGGCTGGAGTTGGGGACAAGCAAGGGACCACAGTGAGGGTTTTAAAAGGGCTTTGCAATTCAAAACTGTCTATTTTCATCTCCACATACCCAGACGTTTCCACCTGCACATTTCACCCACTGCACTGCCCCTGCAGCAGATGTGAAGCAGGCACTTCTACaaccacagccccagctcccccatCTGAGTCTccctggggagaggagaggcagagatCAGCAGTGGCTTCTGCCCTGGGAGCCATGGGGGCAGCCTGCACAACCGATGTCACCTCCCATCCATTTTTCTTCAAACCCAGTGGCTTTTATTCTCCTGTATTTGCTGACAtctcaacatttaaaaaaaataacttttcataGCAAATTTACCCTCCCAGAATAAGTTTTTTTGCATGGTCAGCTTTGATGGACACCCAAGAAGAAACCCATATGTCTTttctctgctcccagggctgtgaATCAAAAGTTGGAAATACGGTCATGGCAGTTAAACCCCAGCTAATGTGTTAGCTGAGTGTTTCCAAATGTTTCCATGGAAGTAGTGGGCTCTGCTAGAAGGTGTGCATCAGTGACTTCACTTCCTACCTGCAAGATCAGAGCCTCAAATGTTAGGTATTAAAGAGTTAATCTGTGGACATTCCAAGGTTTCGATGAGCCTTGCTCTTAAGCTTGGTTGCTGTTCACAGGTTAACTATTTCTGTCTGACAGAGCTGTATAACCAGGCCAAAATACGGTGCAATCAGCAAGAACCCTGAAAAAGAGATGCTTAGAAACCATGTTTTAAATCAGCCCCCTGAACTCAAAGAAGCAGCAATGAAATAGCAAGTCTACCCAGCACAGTGTGGAAATTCTGAGGACACAACGTCCTCTGGTCTTGGCTGGCTCCTGGGAGCCTTGCTGATCCCTCATTAGCAAGTGCAGAGCTGACTGCTTCTGTTGTTGCATGAATGGGCTGTTGCCCTGCTGACTAACTGGACCCACTGGGGCAGCACTAATGGGCAGCAGCACTTTGCCTTCTTCACCCAGGCAGACTGAGCCTGCAGTTCAAACATGTGAGAAGGAGGGCCAGAGAACAGGCTGTCCGGCCCTTGTCCCtcctggagcatctcccaggGCAAGCCATGAGCTGGCTTGCTTTGCCTCTCCATCCCTTGGTACCAACAGCAGTGAACTTGTGTAAATGCAGTGTATCTTTGCTTGTCCAGTCTCTCTTTTCTGATGAAGTGAGTCATGATACATGAATAGAAGAGTCCTGAGAGCTGAACAACAGTGTGGTACCACAGTTCATGAGCTGTGGACAGAGATTTCTTGTTCTTCATAACTGGTttttgaaaccttttttttcaggatgatGTACtggcatttccttttccttctcctcctctccttcaaTCCCTATAAATGCCAAGATCAAATCCTGGGTGAAGATCCATATGAAATGCCCAAAGACCACCAGGAGGTCTACAGAGGCACAAAAAATGATGTCAAAGAGATCCCAAAGATTGCAAAACCCTTTGTTTCTGAGATGATCTTTGTGCAAACCAGCATCACTGCTATAAGGAAAGGTGCCTTCAGCTACATGCCCAACCTGATCAAGATTTTGTTTATTGGCAATAAAATCAAGACTGTTGAACCTGGAGCCTTTGATAATTTGGACAAGCTAAGGGACTTGGACATCTCTGGTGCCTCTTTAGAAGAACTGTCTGTGGACACTTTCCAAAACCTCCCAAGTTTACAGAGGCTGGAGCTGAGAGACAGCCAGCTCAGATCCATCCCCAAAGGCCTGTTTGATGGGCTGGAAAGTTTGAgagagctctccctgcacatCAATGCAATCCCTTCTCTTCCAGAAGGCATTTTTGATTCTCTTGTCAATCTAACTTTTTTGGACCTGTCTAGAAACAGGATCACAACTCTTCCTGTGAATGCCTTTAGCAAACTCACCCAGCTGCAGGTCCTCCGGCTGTATGAGAATGAATTGCAGGACCTCCCAGAGGGACTGCTAGACagtcagctggagctgctggagctcagcctCCAGAGGAACAGGCTCAGGGCACTGCCACCTATGCTTCTGAGGAGCCTGCCTCACCTGGAGAAACTCTTCTTGGACAACAACCTCATCAGGGTTCTCCCACTTCAGGGCTTTTTTGGTTTAAACAAACTGAAGTTGCTGACTCTGGGTTCAAACCATATTATGGAGCTCCCCTGCTGCCTTTTTGACACCATGCCACACTTGCGGGAGCTGGATCTGAGTAGGAACAGTTTGGCCACACTTCCAGATGGCATCTTTGTCAACCTCACATCCCTTGGCAAACTCATCTTGTCCCACAACCAGCTATCAGCCCTGCCAAGAGGAGTCTTCACTGGGCTCAGCAAGCTCTTGGATCTCCAGATGGACACAAAtcagctctctgctctggatGAAGGGGTCTTTGCCTCTCTCCCAAATCTGAAAACCCTGAACCTTCGAAAGAACCTGCTGGAGAGTGTTCCCCGTGGGCTCCTAGACCCCCTGAAGAAGCTCAGCTCAGTGTATCTGAGTGGTAACCCATGGAGATGTGACTGCAACCTCTGGTACCTGCACTGCTGGATCCTGGCCAACAGGGAGAAGGTCAAATTGTCCACCCAAGTCTCCTGCAAGAGCCCACCCCACCTGGCAGGGCAAGCAGTAACATTGCTGAGGGACGAACACCTGACTTGCCCAGGTACTCTGCCGTTTAACACCACGCCATCACAAAGGATGTCAACACTGCTGTCACGTggagctgtgtccccagcagcaCCAACCATGCTGTCATTGGCAGCCTTTCCCATCAGGACACTGCCAACCACTCTTTTACCTGTGGTCACCTCTGCCGTGTTGCCAGCCATGCCAGTGGAGGCTGCCTTCACCACTCTGTCACCAACCAAGCAATCTAAGGCCTTTGTCAccaccccaccaccagctgttcTGCAGAAGGTCCTCATCACCAGCCCATCAACAAACAATAAGCCCAAGACCTCCATCACCACACCGTCAACAACTGTGCTGCCAAAGGCCTCCATCACCACACCATCAACAACCAGTGTGCCCAGGTCCTTCATCACCACACCATCAACAACTATGCTGCCAAAAGCCTTCATCACCACCTCAtcaccagctgtgctgccagagaCCTCCATCACCATCTCATCACCAGTGCTGCCAAAGGCCTCCACTGCCACACCATCATCATCAGCTGAGATGCCTAAGGCTTCCATCACCACCCCCTCACCAGCTGTTTCAACTTCAGCCATCGTAAGACTACAGTCTCCTGGGGCCAGCCACCCAGAACCTGTGCCACCCACTCTAGCTTCTGCCACCACACCGGTGCCAGCAAGCTCACTGGCAGTCACCACCAGACAAGAGCCTCCTGCTCTTTCAGTGCCCAGGGAGAGGCCAGCCACCACCCCACAGGGAACACCGGTAGCCTCCCTTGTCTCAGCTTCCTCCGTGGCACTCTGGCCATTCCCCAGgactgctgctctgggcacagtCCCGCTGGCCTCACATTCACCATCGCACCATGCTCCTGCATCAGACAGGGAATGGGGCCATTCCACCATGTGTGACTTGTCCACAGTTGGTGCCCAGCCCACCCCCACTGCCCCCCAACACGCTCCTGCCCCGGCAGGCACCGTCCTGCTCCCCACACCTCCTGTCCCCACACCATCAGACTGCACGAGCCCCTGTCCAGCCTCCCCACCCCTGGCCCCCAGCGGTCATCGTGGCTGGGGCTTGTCCCTGTGGACCAGCCCATGGCAGTGCCAGGTGTCCCTGGCCCTGGGGCTGGCCGCGCTGGCACTGCAGGCAGCCTGCACACTGCTGGGGGGGGTGGTTGTCCTTCTCCTTCACCAGGACACCCGCCACCACCCCAGGCCacctgtgaggctgctgagtCTTCAGGCCCTGGCTGCTCCGGGGACCCCCaagccagccctggcactgccttgAGCTTTGCTGCCCCTGTAtgacctgggctgtgccagctgtccTCCTTTGGGGTCTGCAGCCGTGCTGGCCGCAGGGTGCGCTGTCCCTGGGATGGGGGTCCCGGCACCCAGGCCGATCCCAATGTAGCGGTCCCAGCACCCAGGCTGTTTTGGGATGCTTTCCGGCTGACTCCTGGCGGTGCTGGGAGCCTGCAAGCCTCGCTGCCTGACGGCCCTTCTGCCAAGGGACACTAGATGGCATCCCGACACAGGCAGTGGCTGCCGCCGCCTGACCGCGGCCACCGAAACGCCGGAGCCCCCGCACCCGCCGGCCGGGACCCTGCCGCACCGCGGACACGGCCGCTCTTTGCTCGTAGGGTCAGGAGCCGCTACCCGAATCtcctcccatccctggaaggtgCCTGTAGTCCTTGGGGAAAGATATCGCAAGGCTTCCTGCCCCGAACCCAGTCTTCTTCCCTGTGCCACGCTATGGGATGTGTCAATGTCTGTACCACCATCATACACAGacctcttcccctctccctctccctttcctcctccctgaTATTAAAGCCCCCCCTCCCTGCATGTCTGATGGGCTGGTGAGAAGACTGTTTTCATCCTGGGGCTTTTATTGCCGTGACCTGCTTTTGAGGATTCCTGTTGCTTGCTGGAGTGTGGGGTccccagccagtgctggccaTTTGGGACTGGTGTAGGACAAGGGCTGACCCTCCGCAGGCAGTGGTACTGTAAGACAATAGATAAGCTTTTCTTCCCACTCTTAAATCTCACCTGATGCTGAGACCTGGCTGCAGGTCTCTTGGGAAGCTTGGGAGGAAGGGTTGACGTGAGCCTTCACCTCTGCAGTCTTGGGCTCCTGCCAAGCCCAGGGAAGTGCCAAACTTAAACAAAGGCAGCCattcctc
This genomic window from Corvus hawaiiensis isolate bCorHaw1 chromosome 10, bCorHaw1.pri.cur, whole genome shotgun sequence contains:
- the LOC125331099 gene encoding platelet glycoprotein Ib alpha chain-like isoform X1; the protein is MRPPSSVLTPHMAWLAPVAELVCKCSTRMMYWHFLFLLLLSFNPYKCQDQILGEDPYEMPKDHQEVYRGTKNDVKEIPKIAKPFVSEMIFVQTSITAIRKGAFSYMPNLIKILFIGNKIKTVEPGAFDNLDKLRDLDISGASLEELSVDTFQNLPSLQRLELRDSQLRSIPKGLFDGLESLRELSLHINAIPSLPEGIFDSLVNLTFLDLSRNRITTLPVNAFSKLTQLQVLRLYENELQDLPEGLLDSQLELLELSLQRNRLRALPPMLLRSLPHLEKLFLDNNLIRVLPLQGFFGLNKLKLLTLGSNHIMELPCCLFDTMPHLRELDLSRNSLATLPDGIFVNLTSLGKLILSHNQLSALPRGVFTGLSKLLDLQMDTNQLSALDEGVFASLPNLKTLNLRKNLLESVPRGLLDPLKKLSSVYLSGNPWRCDCNLWYLHCWILANREKVKLSTQVSCKSPPHLAGQAVTLLRDEHLTCPGTLPFNTTPSQRMSTLLSRGAVSPAAPTMLSLAAFPIRTLPTTLLPVVTSAVLPAMPVEAAFTTLSPTKQSKAFVTTPPPAVLQKVLITSPSTNNKPKTSITTPSTTVLPKASITTPSTTSVPRSFITTPSTTMLPKAFITTSSPAVLPETSITISSPVLPKASTATPSSSAEMPKASITTPSPAVSTSAIVRLQSPGASHPEPVPPTLASATTPVPASSLAVTTRQEPPALSVPRERPATTPQGTPVASLVSASSVALWPFPRTAALGTVPLASHSPSHHAPASDREWGHSTMCDLSTVGAQPTPTAPQHAPAPAGTVLLPTPPVPTPSDCTSPCPASPPLAPSGHRGWGLSLWTSPWQCQVSLALGLAALALQAACTLLGGVVVLLLHQDTRHHPRPPVRLLSLQALAAPGTPKPALALP
- the LOC125330989 gene encoding carboxypeptidase N subunit 2-like, giving the protein MMSHLCRLVIYMLLGLGSLLVGGLPPSCPPTCQCYDTSKVFCSNERMQEIPEDLPGSATQLFFVETALSSIHSRALGSSTTLTKLVFINNNIQELEAGAFQGLPSLTELEVSGNPLPAVSLGALAGLTSLSKLSLSANAIRTLQPGLFTASCRLQDLRLSGNRIEALPPGIFHPLRQLQALDLSQNALAELPDGLLAPLVALRVLKLSDNLLARLPPGAFRTLGQLTELHLDGNQLKELPAGIFAGLGGLRRLQLQHNTLGSLAPDIFAGLLNLTVLSLEGNHLATLPATLFTGTPVLLHLSLALNRLETVPQELFANLSVLETLALSHNAIDHLPTGVFQGLARLIELWLSHNHLSSLPAGLLAELPLLTALVLDHNRLARLPPGLFDANNELVRVGLSDNPWVCDCHLSYLLRWLQSFAEPLIHGQAFCTSPAAFQGQSLLEVPRRQLECPGAHGVPPEEGWDRDAPGQCTYTNPEGTVSMACNATACQQLSLRLPQEQGLGPAYQGAWVLRSRCGTLQVSVLVTVQSSNEATSPGLPAVP
- the LOC125331099 gene encoding platelet glycoprotein Ib alpha chain-like isoform X2, whose protein sequence is MRPPSSVLTPHMAWLAPVAELVCKCSTRMMYWHFLFLLLLSFNPYKCQDQILGEDPYEMPKDHQEVYRGTKNDVKEIPKIAKPFVSEMIFVQTSITAIRKGAFSYMPNLIKILFIGNKIKTVEPGAFDNLDKLRDLDISGASLEELSVDTFQNLPSLQRLELRDSQLRSIPKGLFDGLESLRELSLHINAIPSLPEGIFDSLVNLTFLDLSRNRITTLPVNAFSKLTQLQVLRLYENELQDLPEGLLDSQLELLELSLQRNRLRALPPMLLRSLPHLEKLFLDNNLIRVLPLQGFFGLNKLKLLTLGSNHIMELPCCLFDTMPHLRELDLSRNSLATLPDGIFVNLTSLGKLILSHNQLSALPRGVFTGLSKLLDLQMDTNQLSALDEGVFASLPNLKTLNLRKNLLESVPRGLLDPLKKLSSVYLSGNPWRCDCNLWYLHCWILANREKVKLSTQVSCKSPPHLAGQAVTLLRDEHLTCPGTLPFNTTPSQRMSTLLSRGAVSPAAPTMLSLAAFPIRTLPTTLLPVVTSAVLPAMPVEAAFTTLSPTKQSKAFVTTPPPAVLQKTSITTPSTTVLPKASITTPSTTSVPRSFITTPSTTMLPKAFITTSSPAVLPETSITISSPVLPKASTATPSSSAEMPKASITTPSPAVSTSAIVRLQSPGASHPEPVPPTLASATTPVPASSLAVTTRQEPPALSVPRERPATTPQGTPVASLVSASSVALWPFPRTAALGTVPLASHSPSHHAPASDREWGHSTMCDLSTVGAQPTPTAPQHAPAPAGTVLLPTPPVPTPSDCTSPCPASPPLAPSGHRGWGLSLWTSPWQCQVSLALGLAALALQAACTLLGGVVVLLLHQDTRHHPRPPVRLLSLQALAAPGTPKPALALP